The following are encoded together in the Pseudodesulfovibrio indicus genome:
- a CDS encoding type II and III secretion system protein family protein yields the protein MMRITAITAILVLLACVPALAGPQTTESEVVAMVLNKSTIIDTDVKVTRVSLASEGLVDMVLISPRQIYLTAKALGSTSLTLWSGAEVAKVYDLVVAPDVTRLKRLIHETMPGEKEIRVLSSGSAITLAGSVSSSEHLSRALVLAKAEAGGNVVNLLNVDGIHQVMLEVRVAEMSRSVTKQLGFNFAAIGSNFSIFSLINSLASYNPDDGYLVAGDKVNIMGSYTNGSYGLFGMLNALKANGLVRMLAEPNLTCVSGESAEFLVGGEVPIPMPGSLGTVGIDYKPFGIGLKFTATVLSSGRINLQVNPEVSELDYSRSVPVSGYEVPTISTRRASTVVELADGQSFMIAGLISDTLRENSSKVPGLGEIPMLGNLFSSKDFASNKTELVVLVTAHLAKPVDMAAQTLPTDGFKEPDDKEFYLFGLLEGQKDEPTETASNGTGGEQGAVIRPESGFDGEFGHSWSN from the coding sequence ATGATGCGCATCACCGCCATAACCGCCATCCTCGTTCTTCTGGCCTGCGTCCCGGCCCTCGCCGGTCCCCAGACCACCGAATCCGAGGTCGTGGCCATGGTCCTGAACAAGTCCACGATCATCGACACGGACGTCAAGGTGACGCGCGTGTCCCTGGCCTCCGAGGGGCTGGTGGACATGGTCCTCATCTCCCCCCGGCAGATCTACCTGACCGCCAAGGCGCTGGGCTCCACGTCCCTGACCCTGTGGTCCGGCGCGGAAGTGGCCAAGGTCTACGACCTGGTCGTGGCCCCGGACGTGACCCGGCTGAAGCGGCTGATCCATGAGACCATGCCCGGCGAAAAGGAAATCCGCGTCCTGTCCTCCGGTTCGGCCATCACCCTGGCGGGCAGCGTGTCCAGCTCCGAGCACCTGAGCCGGGCGCTGGTCCTGGCCAAGGCCGAGGCGGGCGGCAACGTGGTCAACCTGTTGAACGTGGACGGCATCCACCAGGTCATGCTGGAAGTCCGGGTGGCCGAGATGTCCCGGTCCGTGACCAAGCAGCTGGGTTTCAACTTCGCGGCCATCGGTTCCAACTTTTCCATCTTTTCGCTGATCAACAGCCTCGCCTCCTACAACCCCGACGACGGCTACCTGGTGGCGGGCGACAAGGTCAACATAATGGGCTCGTACACCAACGGCTCCTACGGCCTCTTCGGGATGCTCAACGCCCTCAAGGCCAACGGGCTGGTCCGCATGCTGGCCGAGCCGAACCTGACCTGCGTGTCCGGCGAGTCCGCCGAGTTCCTGGTGGGCGGCGAAGTGCCCATCCCCATGCCCGGCTCCCTGGGAACCGTGGGCATCGACTACAAGCCCTTCGGCATCGGGCTGAAGTTCACGGCCACGGTCCTGTCCTCCGGGCGGATCAACCTCCAGGTGAACCCCGAGGTCTCCGAGCTGGACTACTCCCGCTCGGTGCCCGTTTCCGGATACGAAGTGCCGACCATCTCCACCCGGCGCGCCAGCACCGTGGTCGAGTTGGCGGACGGGCAGTCCTTCATGATCGCCGGGCTGATCAGCGACACCCTGCGCGAGAATTCCAGCAAGGTCCCGGGCCTGGGCGAAATCCCCATGCTCGGCAACCTGTTCAGCTCCAAGGACTTCGCCTCCAACAAGACCGAGCTGGTGGTCCTGGTCACCGCCCACCTGGCCAAGCCCGTGGACATGGCCGCCCAGACCCTGCCCACGGACGGGTTCAAGGAACCGGACGACAAGGAATTTTATCTCTTCGGCCTGCTTGAGGGGCAGAAGGACGAACCCACCGAGACCGCTTCCAACGGCACCGGCGGCGAACAGGGCGCGGTGATCCGCCCCGAATCGGGATTCGACGGCGAATTCGGCCACTCGTGGTCCAACTGA
- the cpaB gene encoding Flp pilus assembly protein CpaB — MSKSKRALIQLGLALVLATVAGVVIFRWTSGVRQTAPAAIAQVSTVAVVVAKDPVRHGMKLTADMLEVRNFTADSRPADSFGKVEDLAGRVLNQDVGANEAITRLKLADESVMGGGVSAMIEPGKRAMAVKGNVIMGLSGFVRPGDRVDVIVSMTVGRDDKPVTKLVLERIKVLATGTELQPPTKEGMTASVDVYTLELTPEESERLALAASRGTLHFALRNEQDEEGVLTLGSDIPKALAALRPKMPAKNYKPVTRIEVISGTARSTVKF, encoded by the coding sequence ATGAGCAAGTCCAAGAGAGCATTGATACAGCTGGGGTTGGCCCTGGTGCTGGCCACGGTTGCCGGCGTGGTGATTTTCCGTTGGACCAGCGGCGTGCGCCAGACGGCCCCCGCAGCCATCGCCCAGGTGTCCACCGTGGCCGTCGTGGTCGCCAAGGACCCGGTCCGCCACGGCATGAAGCTGACCGCTGACATGCTGGAAGTCCGCAACTTCACCGCCGACTCCCGGCCTGCCGACTCCTTCGGCAAGGTCGAGGATCTGGCCGGCCGCGTCCTCAACCAGGACGTGGGGGCCAACGAGGCCATAACCCGGCTGAAGCTGGCCGACGAGTCCGTCATGGGCGGCGGCGTTTCCGCCATGATCGAGCCCGGCAAGCGGGCCATGGCCGTCAAGGGTAACGTGATCATGGGGCTGTCCGGTTTCGTCCGTCCCGGCGACAGGGTGGATGTCATCGTGTCCATGACCGTGGGCAGGGACGACAAGCCGGTCACCAAGCTGGTCCTGGAACGGATCAAGGTGTTGGCCACCGGCACCGAGCTGCAGCCGCCCACCAAGGAAGGGATGACCGCTTCGGTGGACGTCTACACCCTGGAGCTGACCCCCGAGGAGTCCGAGCGCCTGGCCCTGGCCGCCTCGCGCGGGACCCTGCATTTCGCCCTGCGCAACGAGCAGGACGAGGAGGGCGTGCTGACCCTGGGTTCGGACATCCCCAAGGCGTTGGCCGCGCTCCGGCCCAAGATGCCCGCCAAGAATTACAAGCCCGTCACCCGGATCGAAGTGATCAGCGGCACCGCCCGCTCCACGGTGAAGTTCTAG
- a CDS encoding A24 family peptidase, producing MEILVTVAIGVALIVASITDIRSQRIYNWLTFPLILAGFATHTVFGGMAGLKFAAGGFALGFVAMAIPYFFGAMGAGDVKLMAGVGAWLGVEATFVAFLFTCIAGGVYCIVVLVRDPSLFMRAMRNIWNTLYVLVATRKMNFAPTSSGQALPRLCYGVAIAVGTAAAMALSALQTGSIYAGY from the coding sequence ATGGAAATTCTCGTCACCGTCGCGATCGGCGTAGCGCTCATAGTCGCGTCCATTACCGACATACGCAGCCAGCGCATCTACAACTGGCTGACCTTCCCGCTGATCCTGGCGGGGTTCGCCACCCACACCGTGTTCGGCGGCATGGCCGGGCTGAAGTTCGCCGCAGGCGGCTTCGCCCTGGGCTTCGTGGCCATGGCCATTCCCTATTTCTTCGGGGCCATGGGGGCCGGAGACGTCAAGCTCATGGCCGGCGTCGGCGCATGGCTCGGCGTGGAGGCCACCTTCGTCGCCTTCCTGTTCACCTGCATCGCGGGCGGCGTCTACTGCATCGTCGTTCTGGTCCGAGACCCCTCCCTGTTCATGCGCGCCATGCGGAACATCTGGAACACCCTGTATGTCCTGGTGGCCACCCGCAAGATGAATTTCGCTCCGACAAGCTCCGGCCAGGCCCTGCCGAGACTCTGCTACGGCGTGGCAATCGCGGTCGGCACTGCCGCCGCCATGGCCCTTTCCGCCCTGCAAACCGGTTCCATCTACGCCGGGTATTAA
- a CDS encoding Flp family type IVb pilin: MNKLMNLIRDEEGATAIEYGLIAALIAAGIVGATTALGEQVVSTFDFITGQMQEAANTASGTGDTGTTDPAL; the protein is encoded by the coding sequence ATGAACAAGCTGATGAACCTCATCCGTGACGAAGAAGGCGCGACCGCTATCGAATACGGCCTGATCGCCGCCCTGATCGCCGCCGGTATCGTGGGTGCCACCACCGCCCTCGGCGAGCAGGTTGTGTCCACTTTCGACTTCATCACCGGGCAGATGCAGGAAGCCGCCAATACCGCCAGCGGCACCGGCGACACCGGTACTACTGATCCCGCTCTGTAG
- a CDS encoding sigma-54-dependent transcriptional regulator, with translation MAEKILVVDDDRAFQGMLVEALADKGYEVDTAPSAEEGIKKAGAAEFDLILHDIQLPGMSGLEALRHLADVAPGVDVIVMTGYASKDSGVTAMQQGAYDYFEKPFSLREMEVVVRRALEKRRLQQELADLKRRGGSSPLHNIIGQSAPMMAVKERIARVAELNADVLIMGETGTGKELVADTIHALSSRAKAPFVKINCAAIPENLIESELFGHEKGAFTGATSMKQGKFELAKSGSLMLDEIGDMPLHLQPKLLRAVEQKQAERVGGAKPILYDVRIIAATNQELEERVREGEFRSDLYYRLNVATLILPPLRDRKSDLPQLAEFFLDRANRRLGTDIAGVSSEAMEIFFNYDWPGNVRQFANAVERAAIFCTSAMITPAEVDQAFSNARPVADSPLFLPTGEGVPLKQALIDYEKALIESALRACGGTQTEAASALGVSAKNLWNKLKKHNIDPASFKK, from the coding sequence GTGGCTGAAAAAATTCTTGTGGTCGACGACGATCGCGCCTTCCAGGGCATGCTGGTCGAGGCGTTGGCCGACAAGGGATACGAAGTGGATACGGCACCTTCCGCCGAGGAAGGCATCAAGAAGGCCGGAGCCGCGGAGTTCGACCTCATCCTCCACGACATCCAGCTGCCCGGCATGTCCGGGCTGGAGGCGTTGCGCCACCTGGCGGACGTGGCCCCCGGCGTGGACGTCATCGTCATGACCGGCTACGCCTCCAAGGATTCCGGCGTCACGGCCATGCAGCAGGGCGCCTACGACTATTTCGAGAAGCCGTTCTCCCTGCGCGAGATGGAAGTGGTGGTCCGGCGGGCCCTGGAAAAGCGCCGCCTCCAGCAGGAGCTGGCCGACCTGAAGCGGCGCGGCGGGTCCAGCCCCCTGCACAACATCATCGGCCAAAGCGCGCCCATGATGGCGGTCAAGGAGCGCATCGCCCGCGTGGCCGAGCTCAACGCCGACGTCCTGATCATGGGCGAGACCGGCACCGGCAAGGAGCTGGTGGCGGACACCATCCACGCCCTGAGCTCCCGGGCCAAGGCCCCGTTCGTCAAGATCAACTGCGCGGCCATCCCCGAGAACCTCATCGAGTCCGAGTTGTTCGGCCACGAGAAGGGGGCCTTCACCGGGGCCACGAGCATGAAGCAGGGCAAGTTCGAACTGGCCAAGTCCGGCTCCCTGATGCTCGACGAGATCGGCGACATGCCGCTGCACCTCCAACCCAAGCTGCTGCGCGCCGTGGAGCAGAAGCAGGCCGAGCGCGTGGGCGGGGCCAAGCCCATCCTGTACGACGTGCGGATCATCGCGGCCACCAACCAGGAGCTGGAGGAGCGCGTCCGGGAGGGCGAGTTTCGCAGCGATCTATACTATAGACTGAACGTGGCCACCCTGATCCTGCCGCCCCTGCGCGACCGCAAGTCCGACCTGCCGCAGCTGGCCGAGTTTTTCCTGGACCGGGCCAACCGCCGCCTCGGCACGGACATCGCCGGGGTCTCGTCCGAGGCCATGGAGATATTCTTCAACTACGACTGGCCGGGCAACGTCCGCCAGTTCGCCAACGCGGTGGAGCGCGCGGCCATCTTCTGCACCTCCGCCATGATCACCCCGGCCGAGGTGGATCAGGCGTTCTCCAACGCCCGGCCCGTGGCCGACTCCCCCCTGTTCCTGCCCACGGGAGAGGGCGTGCCCCTGAAACAGGCGCTCATCGACTACGAGAAAGCGCTCATCGAGAGCGCCCTGCGCGCCTGCGGCGGAACCCAGACCGAGGCCGCCTCGGCCCTGGGCGTGTCCGCCAAGAACCTCTGGAACAAGCTCAAAAAGCACAATATCGACCCGGCATCGTTCAAGAAATAG
- a CDS encoding TadE/TadG family type IV pilus assembly protein has translation MRKRDRRQGLAAIEFALLLPVVAFLGLLLVEGGSAMHTYSSLVEASREGARHVLMEGETADVEGLVAALVVDLDPEALSTNVTTDPVAKTVTVEVSYVYQMFGSQNGQRLFGDEEDEPLRFVAQTTMPLP, from the coding sequence ATGAGAAAGAGAGATAGACGCCAGGGCCTCGCCGCCATCGAGTTCGCGTTGCTGCTTCCCGTGGTGGCATTCCTGGGGTTGCTTCTGGTGGAGGGCGGCAGCGCCATGCACACCTATTCCTCCCTGGTCGAGGCCAGCCGCGAAGGCGCGCGCCACGTGCTCATGGAAGGCGAAACCGCGGACGTGGAAGGCCTTGTGGCGGCCCTCGTCGTGGACCTCGACCCCGAAGCCCTGTCCACCAACGTGACCACCGACCCCGTGGCAAAAACCGTCACAGTAGAGGTTTCCTATGTTTACCAGATGTTTGGATCGCAGAACGGTCAGCGGTTGTTCGGCGACGAAGAAGACGAACCCCTGCGGTTCGTCGCGCAGACAACCATGCCGCTTCCGTAA
- a CDS encoding VWA domain-containing protein — protein sequence MDRRTVSGCSATKKTNPCGSSRRQPCRFRKARQGATSAVMALLLPILLGVAGIAVDMGNMYLTHTRLQAAVDAGALAGSLELPYDPDLSKGVVDQAVRLMVENNMESAVVTSVSAGTEIRSVKVTAQAEVKMILMEVLGIADKVVQASATAGFNKLEVVFVVDNSGSMKGTPITMVKQASIELTDLLIPDGATPDTKVGMVAFRGKVRIDAGAEGYEEGCQNADGTLNRGIHEDFMDEYYALPYYYRSSISLDTCSDLPVSLPLSQDKEQIISSINTQTATGAASGTVISEGIKWGRHILTPEAPYTQGGDKKDFRKIMIVLTDGDTEDGECGGTYRAYYRPNNYWTNAYYGMGVKTAHCDDNGVLNQDMLNEAQLAKDAGIEIFAIRFGYSDNTDINLMKTIASSKEGTDDHYFDAPRVDDIPDVFKQIGKQLGWRLL from the coding sequence TTGGATCGCAGAACGGTCAGCGGTTGTTCGGCGACGAAGAAGACGAACCCCTGCGGTTCGTCGCGCAGACAACCATGCCGCTTCCGTAAGGCGCGTCAAGGCGCGACCAGTGCCGTCATGGCCCTGCTGCTCCCCATTCTGCTGGGGGTGGCGGGCATCGCCGTGGACATGGGCAACATGTACCTGACCCACACCCGGCTCCAGGCCGCGGTGGACGCGGGCGCGCTGGCGGGCAGCCTGGAGCTGCCCTACGACCCCGACCTGTCCAAGGGCGTGGTCGACCAGGCCGTGCGCCTCATGGTCGAAAACAACATGGAATCCGCCGTGGTCACCTCCGTGTCCGCCGGAACCGAGATCCGCAGCGTGAAGGTCACGGCCCAGGCCGAAGTGAAGATGATCCTCATGGAGGTCCTGGGCATAGCCGACAAGGTGGTCCAGGCCAGCGCCACGGCGGGTTTCAACAAGCTCGAAGTGGTCTTCGTGGTGGACAACTCCGGTTCCATGAAGGGCACGCCCATTACCATGGTCAAGCAGGCCTCCATCGAACTGACCGACCTGCTCATCCCTGACGGAGCCACCCCCGACACCAAGGTCGGCATGGTCGCCTTCCGAGGCAAGGTCCGCATCGACGCGGGCGCCGAAGGGTACGAGGAGGGATGCCAGAACGCGGACGGCACCCTGAACCGGGGCATACACGAGGACTTCATGGACGAATACTACGCCCTGCCCTACTACTACCGCAGCTCCATCAGCCTCGACACCTGCTCCGACCTGCCCGTTTCCCTGCCGCTGAGCCAGGACAAGGAACAGATCATCAGCTCCATCAACACCCAGACCGCCACGGGCGCGGCCTCGGGCACGGTCATCTCCGAAGGCATCAAGTGGGGCCGCCACATCCTGACCCCCGAGGCCCCCTACACCCAGGGCGGCGACAAGAAGGACTTCCGCAAGATCATGATCGTACTCACCGACGGCGACACCGAGGACGGCGAGTGCGGCGGCACCTACCGCGCCTACTACCGGCCCAACAACTACTGGACCAACGCCTACTACGGCATGGGCGTGAAAACGGCCCACTGCGACGACAACGGCGTGCTGAACCAGGACATGCTCAACGAGGCCCAGCTGGCCAAGGACGCGGGCATCGAGATCTTCGCCATCCGGTTCGGCTACTCGGACAATACCGACATCAACCTGATGAAGACCATCGCGTCCAGCAAGGAAGGCACCGACGACCATTACTTCGATGCCCCGCGCGTGGACGACATCCCCGACGTCTTCAAGCAGATCGGCAAGCAGCTCGGCTGGCGCCTGCTCTAG
- a CDS encoding TadE/TadG family type IV pilus assembly protein, with protein MRNNRKNSRRGLAAVETALVLPILFILAMGVIEGGNAVYAWVTVQKAAQRGAHYAATGRGAETGTRLADIINTTQAGLTTLDPAKVIISVRSWPDLSATGDGIDNDAGAPCQLAEVAVLYNYEPFTPLVASLLPDSIPLRGYDRKVNEPWKPCD; from the coding sequence ATGCGCAACAACCGCAAGAACTCCCGTCGCGGCCTGGCCGCCGTGGAAACGGCCCTGGTCCTGCCCATCCTGTTCATCCTGGCCATGGGCGTCATCGAAGGCGGCAACGCCGTCTACGCCTGGGTCACCGTGCAGAAGGCGGCCCAGAGGGGCGCCCACTACGCGGCCACGGGCCGCGGGGCGGAGACCGGCACCCGGCTCGCGGACATCATCAACACCACCCAGGCCGGGCTGACCACCCTGGACCCGGCCAAGGTGATCATCTCCGTCCGCTCCTGGCCCGACCTGTCGGCCACGGGCGACGGCATCGACAACGACGCGGGCGCGCCCTGCCAACTGGCCGAGGTCGCCGTGCTCTACAACTACGAGCCGTTCACTCCGCTGGTGGCGTCGCTGCTGCCCGATTCCATCCCCCTGCGGGGCTACGACCGGAAGGTCAACGAACCCTGGAAGCCGTGCGACTGA
- a CDS encoding tetratricopeptide repeat protein produces MDNFPAILGVYSLQLDSDIGTGGTTSKHDNVTYWYARQLSQKEFEVQPLNAHHVPSGVRSVLTEMNFLRQYTPEPSYYRIHTVPALETLKRKILMGQEAFASGDLNEAERQFIKALMIDDKNIDANYGLGEVYSQQKDFEKLKTVLDTLLGLDEAFTYEYRQKFNQFGISLRKNGHYDESIRYYEKSLEIVDSDENVYFNLARVYFEKGQNELCVGSLEAALALNPGFIEAQKFLKYCSKQA; encoded by the coding sequence GTGGACAACTTTCCGGCCATCCTCGGCGTGTACTCCCTCCAGCTCGATTCCGACATCGGCACCGGCGGAACGACATCCAAGCACGACAACGTCACCTACTGGTATGCCCGCCAGCTCTCCCAGAAGGAATTCGAGGTCCAGCCCCTGAACGCCCACCACGTCCCCTCGGGCGTGCGCAGCGTGCTCACCGAGATGAATTTCCTGCGGCAATACACCCCGGAGCCCTCCTACTACCGCATCCATACCGTCCCGGCGCTGGAGACCCTGAAGCGGAAAATCCTCATGGGCCAGGAGGCGTTCGCGTCCGGCGACCTGAACGAGGCCGAACGGCAGTTCATCAAGGCGCTGATGATCGACGACAAGAACATCGACGCCAACTACGGCCTGGGCGAGGTCTATTCCCAGCAGAAGGATTTCGAGAAGCTCAAGACGGTGCTCGACACCCTGCTCGGCCTGGACGAGGCATTCACCTACGAATACCGCCAGAAGTTCAACCAGTTCGGCATCTCCCTGCGCAAGAACGGCCACTACGACGAATCCATCCGCTACTACGAGAAGTCGTTGGAGATCGTCGATTCCGACGAGAACGTCTACTTCAACCTGGCCCGCGTGTACTTTGAAAAGGGCCAGAACGAACTGTGCGTGGGCAGTCTCGAAGCCGCCCTGGCCCTCAATCCCGGATTCATTGAAGCCCAGAAGTTCCTGAAATATTGCAGCAAGCAGGCCTAA
- a CDS encoding carbohydrate ABC transporter permease, translating into MTTRKITPGSVLLYATLVVLALFFLMPAYMAAVTALKMPADISLPTAWEWPDVVNWASFSEAIGLLRPNFINSIILTLCATAGSTILGSLNGYVFSKWKFKGSDVVFTLFLFGMFIPYQVILIPLFQTLRSMHLYGGLPGLILAHIVYGLPITSLIFRNFYAQIPTALIESARLDGAGFFSIYLRIVFPLSIPGFVVTSLWQFTQIWNEFLWGICLTRHADNPITVGLAQLAGGQAVSWNLPMAGSIMAAMPVLAIYIFLGRYFIRGLLAGSVKE; encoded by the coding sequence ATGACCACCCGCAAGATTACCCCGGGCAGCGTGCTGCTCTATGCAACGCTTGTCGTGCTGGCGCTGTTCTTCCTCATGCCCGCCTACATGGCGGCCGTGACCGCGCTCAAGATGCCCGCCGACATCAGCCTGCCCACGGCATGGGAATGGCCCGACGTCGTCAACTGGGCCAGCTTCTCCGAGGCCATCGGCCTGCTCAGGCCCAACTTCATCAACTCCATCATCCTGACGCTCTGCGCCACGGCTGGCTCCACCATCCTGGGGTCCCTCAACGGCTACGTCTTCTCCAAGTGGAAGTTCAAGGGCTCGGACGTGGTCTTCACCCTGTTCCTGTTCGGCATGTTCATCCCGTACCAGGTCATCCTGATCCCGCTGTTCCAGACCCTGCGGTCCATGCACCTGTACGGCGGCCTGCCGGGCCTGATCCTGGCGCACATCGTCTACGGGCTGCCCATCACCTCGCTCATCTTCCGCAACTTCTACGCCCAGATTCCCACCGCGCTCATCGAGTCCGCGCGCCTGGACGGGGCCGGTTTCTTCTCCATCTACCTGCGCATCGTGTTCCCGCTGTCCATCCCCGGATTCGTGGTCACGTCCCTGTGGCAGTTCACCCAGATCTGGAACGAGTTCCTCTGGGGCATCTGCCTCACCCGGCACGCGGACAACCCCATCACCGTGGGGCTGGCCCAGCTCGCCGGCGGCCAGGCGGTCTCCTGGAACCTGCCCATGGCGGGTTCCATCATGGCGGCAATGCCGGTTTTGGCGATCTATATCTTCCTCGGAAGATACTTCATTCGCGGGCTGCTGGCTGGCTCCGTCAAGGAGTAG
- a CDS encoding carbohydrate ABC transporter permease, with protein sequence MREASRDKLKAFLTLLPSMILIGVFVYGFIGNTIWTSMTDWGGMGALALEPEKNFIGLENYIDLFTGFLGGGFRQDLVNAVYYSVLLLAGAVGLGMFIAILLDQKPRGEDVLRTIFLYPMSLSFIVSGTIWRWLLAPQGGVNVLPTYFGFKPLTFSWLSSQSATLVFNWQDLLRILIYIAAFVLILVGLFLLRKDQGRAIKRWLVPGILLGAFVWLFGGIIPDALFMEEEHGFNLATLGIIMATIWQYSGYTMALYLAGFNGISQDLRDAAMLDGASQFGYYRFVAIPMLKPITISAVIILSHISLKMFDLIFAMTGPDNAETGHPALTMYLTTFRANDFARGAAIAIVLFLIAAMFIVPYLVGQYRQRGRR encoded by the coding sequence ATGCGGGAAGCCTCGCGCGACAAATTGAAGGCGTTTCTGACGCTCCTGCCGTCCATGATCCTCATCGGCGTGTTCGTCTACGGGTTCATCGGCAACACCATCTGGACCTCCATGACCGACTGGGGCGGCATGGGCGCGCTGGCGCTCGAACCGGAAAAGAATTTCATCGGGCTGGAGAACTACATCGACCTGTTCACCGGGTTCCTGGGCGGCGGATTCCGCCAGGACCTGGTCAACGCGGTCTACTATTCCGTGCTGCTGCTGGCGGGCGCGGTGGGACTGGGCATGTTCATCGCCATCCTGCTCGACCAGAAGCCCCGGGGCGAGGACGTGCTGCGGACCATCTTCCTCTACCCCATGTCCCTGTCCTTCATCGTCTCCGGCACCATCTGGCGCTGGCTGCTCGCCCCCCAGGGCGGGGTCAACGTCCTGCCCACCTATTTCGGCTTCAAGCCCCTGACCTTCTCCTGGCTCTCGAGCCAGAGCGCAACCCTGGTCTTCAACTGGCAGGACCTCCTGCGCATCCTGATCTACATCGCCGCCTTCGTGCTCATCCTGGTCGGCCTGTTCCTGCTGCGCAAGGACCAGGGCAGGGCCATCAAGCGGTGGCTCGTCCCCGGCATCCTGCTGGGCGCCTTTGTCTGGCTCTTCGGCGGGATCATCCCCGACGCCCTGTTCATGGAGGAGGAGCACGGCTTCAACCTGGCCACGCTGGGCATCATCATGGCCACCATCTGGCAGTATTCGGGCTACACCATGGCCCTGTACCTGGCCGGGTTCAACGGCATCTCCCAGGACCTGCGCGACGCGGCCATGCTCGACGGCGCGTCCCAGTTCGGCTACTACCGGTTCGTGGCCATCCCCATGCTCAAGCCGATCACCATCTCGGCGGTCATCATCCTGTCCCATATCTCGCTCAAGATGTTCGACCTGATCTTCGCCATGACCGGCCCGGACAACGCCGAGACCGGCCATCCGGCCCTGACCATGTACCTGACCACCTTCCGGGCCAATGATTTCGCCAGGGGCGCGGCCATCGCCATCGTCCTGTTCCTGATCGCGGCCATGTTCATCGTGCCCTACCTCGTGGGCCAATACCGGCAGAGAGGGAGACGCTAG
- a CDS encoding ABC transporter substrate-binding protein, with the protein MKNAFAKLMIVFAAALLIGAPQAVQASDLKGDLEIFSWWAGDEGPALAALIDIYKKENPGVNVINATVTGGSGVNAKAVLKTRMLGGEPPDSFQVHAGQELIGTWVKADRMEDLTPLFKEMGWMEVFPEGLIKLIGTDKGIWSVPVNIHRSNVMWYVPANLKKWGVEAPKTWDDFFAAADKLKAAGVTPLALAQNWTANHLWESVALASMGADNWDALWAGKLPFDSAEGVKAWELFGKVLQYTNADASSLSWQQATDMVLDGRAAFNIMGDWAAGYMTTTKKLVPGEGYGWIASPGTTGEFMFLADSFGLPKGAPHRDNAIAWLKVLGSKEGSDTFNPLKGSISARTDTDLSKYNGYLQSAAADFGKDRVVGSLAHGVAANETFMGGFATIMEMFLKTKSPDAAAKACAQLAKKSGI; encoded by the coding sequence ATGAAGAATGCTTTTGCGAAATTGATGATCGTGTTTGCGGCCGCGCTGCTGATCGGCGCTCCGCAGGCCGTTCAGGCGAGCGACCTGAAGGGCGACCTGGAGATCTTCTCCTGGTGGGCCGGTGACGAAGGTCCGGCCCTGGCCGCGCTGATCGACATCTACAAGAAAGAAAATCCCGGCGTGAACGTCATCAACGCCACCGTTACCGGCGGCTCCGGCGTCAACGCCAAGGCCGTCCTGAAGACCCGCATGCTCGGCGGTGAGCCGCCGGATTCCTTCCAGGTCCACGCCGGCCAGGAGCTCATCGGCACCTGGGTCAAGGCCGACCGCATGGAAGACCTGACTCCCCTGTTCAAGGAAATGGGCTGGATGGAAGTCTTCCCCGAAGGGCTGATCAAGCTGATCGGCACCGACAAGGGCATCTGGTCCGTGCCGGTGAACATCCACCGCTCCAACGTGATGTGGTACGTTCCCGCCAATCTGAAGAAGTGGGGCGTCGAAGCTCCCAAGACCTGGGACGACTTCTTCGCCGCCGCCGACAAGCTGAAGGCCGCGGGCGTGACCCCGCTGGCCCTGGCCCAGAACTGGACCGCCAACCACCTGTGGGAATCCGTTGCCCTGGCCTCCATGGGCGCCGACAACTGGGACGCCCTGTGGGCGGGCAAGCTGCCCTTCGACTCCGCCGAGGGCGTCAAGGCCTGGGAACTGTTCGGCAAGGTCCTGCAGTACACCAATGCGGACGCCTCCTCCCTGTCCTGGCAGCAGGCCACCGACATGGTCCTGGACGGCCGCGCCGCCTTCAACATCATGGGTGACTGGGCCGCCGGTTACATGACCACCACCAAGAAGCTCGTGCCCGGCGAGGGCTACGGCTGGATCGCCTCTCCCGGCACCACCGGCGAGTTCATGTTCCTGGCCGACTCCTTCGGCCTGCCCAAGGGCGCCCCGCACCGCGACAACGCCATTGCCTGGCTGAAGGTCCTGGGCTCCAAGGAGGGCTCCGACACCTTCAACCCGCTCAAGGGCTCCATCTCCGCGCGCACCGACACCGACCTGTCCAAGTACAACGGCTACCTGCAGTCCGCCGCCGCCGACTTCGGCAAGGACCGCGTGGTCGGTTCCCTGGCTCACGGCGTCGCCGCCAACGAGACCTTCATGGGCGGTTTCGCCACCATCATGGAGATGTTCCTGAAGACCAAGAGCCCGGACGCCGCCGCCAAGGCCTGCGCCCAGCTCGCCAAGAAGTCCGGTATCTAA